From the genome of Desulfovibrio sp. JY:
GGCTATCTGCGGCCGTTGCCGGGACCGGACGACATCCAGATCTTCCGGGAATCGCCGTTTCTCGGCGGCGGCTCGGGAGCTTGCCACGATCCTCGCGAGGCGGGCATGAGCGAGGCGCTGCACGCCATGCTGTGCTCGATCAACGCCAAGCTCGACATGCTGCTCTCCATGCAAAGCCGCGACGAACTCACGGCCGATTTTCCGGTGACCCTGGAAATCCTTGAGATAAGCGGCGCTGGCGTGCGGTTTGTGGCCTCGCAGGAACTGGACGTGGACCAATACGTGGAGGCGGTCATCGTGCTGGCGCGGTTTCCGCTCCGCATGGCCGGCGCCGTGGGGCGCATCCTGCGCCATGAGGATGACCTGGATGGCCGCGTCGTTTACGCCCTCGATTTCACACGCATCCGGGAACGGGATCTGGAAAGCATCGTACAATTTGTCTTCCAAAGCCAGCGCGACGACCTGCGCGGAAAGAAATGGGACTAACGCCGCATGATCAATGACGAAGAACTTCTCGAACGCATGTTGGACAGGCTTCTCACCGAGGTCGTCCCGGACCTGCGCCGCAGCATCAGCGCCAGCATTGAAAAGGAAGTCGCCAAGACCCTGTCCCGTTCGCTTTTGGAAAGCGAGTTCCATCAGCGCCTAAACGAGGAGATGCGTCAGGGCCTCCAGGATATCTACAAGGAAATCAACCAGGCGGCCAAGACCGAGGGCGAAGCCCATGCCGACGACCGCCAGCAGGCCGACCAGCTGTTCCAGGAAGCGGCCCAGCAGCTCGACAAGATCCTTGAGACCACGGAAACCGCCACCACCGAAATCATGGACATCGTGGAAAAGCACCTGGACCTGCAAGCCGACGCGGCCGGACTCCTCGGGACCATGCAAAACGGTGTGGCCGACCCCGAA
Proteins encoded in this window:
- a CDS encoding PilZ domain-containing protein; protein product: MEEKRAFMRIPTRLAGYLRPLPGPDDIQIFRESPFLGGGSGACHDPREAGMSEALHAMLCSINAKLDMLLSMQSRDELTADFPVTLEILEISGAGVRFVASQELDVDQYVEAVIVLARFPLRMAGAVGRILRHEDDLDGRVVYALDFTRIRERDLESIVQFVFQSQRDDLRGKKWD
- a CDS encoding protein phosphatase CheZ; its protein translation is MINDEELLERMLDRLLTEVVPDLRRSISASIEKEVAKTLSRSLLESEFHQRLNEEMRQGLQDIYKEINQAAKTEGEAHADDRQQADQLFQEAAQQLDKILETTETATTEIMDIVEKHLDLQADAAGLLGTMQNGVADPEAVEKLRAGNAALGEDLMRIMTTLSFQDLTGQRIKRIITAIKKVEQIVLDLYLSTGIQLKARAEAPDKTISELQAEAKQKVSELKGPQTKVQQGAVDDLLAQLGLD